The region TCGTCAACGAAGCGGCGCTGATGGCGGCTCGAAAGAACAAAAAGCGCGTCCAGATGGAGGACTTCGAGGAAGCCAAGGATAAGGTGTTGATGGGCGTGGAACGCAAGAGCATGATTATCAGCGATGACGAAAAGCGGAGTACGGCTTACCACGAATCGGGGCACGTGTTGGTGGCCAAGCTGATACCCGGTTCCGATCCCGTGCACAAGGTGACCATCATTCCGCGCGGGCGTGCGCTTGGAATTACATCGTACCTGCCCATCGATGAGCGCCACAGTTATTCCAAAGAATATCTCGAAACCCGGATGGTGCATCTGCTGGGCGGGCGCGCCGCCGAAAAGATTGTTCTGAATCACTACACCACCGGAGCCGGGAACGATATTGAGCGCGCAACGGAAATGGCCCGTAAAATGGTGTGTGAATGGGGCATGAGCGAAAAACTGGGGCCCGTCACATTCGGCAAAAAAGATGAGGAAATTTTCATCGGGCGCGAAATTGCACAGCACCGGGATTACAGCGAAGAAACAGCCAAAATTATTGACGGAGAAGTAAAGCGCATTGTTCAGGAAGCGGCCGATAAAGCTGAGAAACTCCTGCGCGACAATGTGGATCTTCTGCATCGTTTGGCGGATGCGCTGCTGGAATACGAAATTCTGGATGGGCATCAGATCGATCAAATCCTTGCAGGAGAAGCCATGGCACCGCCGCCGAAAAAGAAAAAAGCGGCCAATGCAGCACGAAGCAAACCGCGCCGCCGGAAAAAAACGGAATCTACAACACCCGTAGCAGAGAAATCTGAAAAATCGGCTGGTTCAGGTATGGATGAAGGAGAACACTCATAAGAATTTAGGATGAATTCATGATCAGGCATTGGTTCGGGGTTCTCTCGGCAGATGTACCGGGGGGATTTTGGGTGTGGATCGCTTTAATCCTGATTGGGTGGTTTACGGCCTGGTTTGTTTATCGAACGTCTGAACTGGTAGACAGGCGAAAATTCACGAGGTGGCTGGTCTGGATTTTCATCCTGTCTATTTTTATTTATGGGGGACTTTGGTGGGTGTTTCGGCCCCCTGCCCGGCATGAACGGGTGGCCCTGGCCACGCCGGGCGGTTTCCGGATCGATCCTTCTCACCCGGAAAATTACGCCGTTCAGTATGAAACCTTTCTTAAATTATCTCGCTGGCTTCCCCCCGACCGATTTATTGTGTATTCGCCCGACTGGGTGTACCGGATTATTCCAAAGGCCTGTTCAACCCGGAAGGATTCCATTCGTTCATTTCTGAAACGAATGAAAGTGGACCGGCTCATCTGGATCCGCTGGCGCCCGGAATCTCACCAGCTCGTTTGGGTGTCGGAAGAGCTGCGTCGAAAAATACCGGGAAAAAGCCAAACCTATTCAGGAAAGACGGTCTCTGCCGCCCTTGAAAACGGATTGCGCGATTTTTACACGGACAAAGACAGCCTGAAACAATTGGCCCGGTTACAGCGGGTGGACTTTCAGGCCACTCCGGATCAGTGGCGACAATTTGCACGGGGAAAACTGCAACTACTCACCAACGATTTGACGGGTGCCGAGAAAACCTTTCAGGGGATCCTGACCGAATCGCCCCAATCCTGCCTGGGCTGGGTGGGATTGGCCGAAAGCCACCTTCAAAGGGTGGTTGCCAAACAGGCTCTCGGTGGATATTTGGCCGATGATCTGGCATCCGCTTATTCCGCTGTTGTCAACGCTCGAAACGCGGCCCCAAACTGGTCTCTCGTGCATTTGCTGGAGGGGAAATACTACATTTTCATGGAAATCTGGAGCAAGGCTCAGGAAAGCCTGTTTAAGAGCTACCGGTTGTACCCGAATTCCGACGCTCTGTACATCGCCCTGTCCCGTTTGCATCCCTCCCGCTTGCGAAAAATCGGTTTTTATTCCATCCGGCAAACCCTGCATCGGGCTGTTTTTATGAACCCGGCCTCCATTCCTGCACATCTGCTGATGGCAGATGTTTTGTATCGTCAACACGATTTGGCTGAGGCGGAAAAACAATACAAAGAGTTGCTGGCATTTAATCCGGATTTGAAAGACGGACTGATGGAATTGGGCAAGTTTTATATTAACACCACAAACTATGCAGGAGCCCGAAGAATTTTTCAAAGACTCGTTCGGCAGGATTCCACAGATGCCATTTCCATTTACAATTTGGGGGTGATTGCCTTTCTTGAAGCAAGGCCCGACGAAGCCATTCCCTATTTTGAAAAAGCCCTTGCTGTCGGACACGTTGTCAATTCTTATCTCTATCTGGCCAAGATTTACGAACAGAAGGGCGAAACGGATCGGGCGATCTCTTTTTTGCGAAAACGGATTCACTTTAAATCGGGGCCGAACGATCCCTTTGCTGAAGAAGCCCGAAAACATCTGGTTGTTTTATTAAATCGAAAGGCGGCCAAATGATTCGGGTGTACGGGTTTTCGTTGGATTCGGATTGGCGGTTTTTGGAAAATCAGGAGCATTTGCTGGTCCCCCGTGCCCCTAAAATTTGGGGAATGGATATTCGCTTTCCGCACAGGTCGGACAAAAAATTGTGGATTGAATTTGCCCGAAAAAACGGCATTCCCGAATGGGAGGCTCAACCGGCAGATGAGCGGTCCTGTCGCCTGATGGTGACCCGTGAACAGGTCGATCACCTGATTGAGTGGAGCACGGNNNNNNNNNNNNNNNNNNNNNNNNNNNNNNNNNNNNNNNNNNNNNNNNNNNNNNNNNNNNNNNNNNNCCGCTCACCGTTTCCGGCCGCACCTGGACTTGGGAAGAGCGAACCCTGATTATGGGAATCCTGAATGTGACGCCCGATTCCTTTTCGGACGGAGGGAAATATGGGGACCCCGAGCACGCCCAAAGGCGCGCGTTTGAGCTGGTGGAGGCGGGCGCTGATGTGCTGGATATTGGAGGAGAATCCACCCGTCCGGGTGCCGAACGGCTTTCCGTTGAGGAAGAGCTGGGGCGGGTCCTGCCTGTTTTGGAGTCCGTTCGGGGCAGGCTGCCGGTCCCGATTTCCATCGACACCACCAAGGCGGCCGTGGCTCGGGAAGCGTTGAATGCCGGGGCCGCTCTGATCAACGATATTAGCGGATTGCGTTTTGATCCTGAAATGGCCTCTGTGGCTGCGGAATTTGACGTTCCTGTAATTGTGATGCATCTTCGGGGAACCCCCAAAACGATGCAGAAAAATCCGCAGTACAAAAATCTCATGGGAGAGATTCTAAATGAACTGGCAGAGAGCCGGGCCCGGGCCCAACAGGCCGGAATTTCTCCCGAAAAAATTATTGTGGATCCCGGAATCGGTTTTGGGAAACAGTGGTTTCACAATTACCAAATTCTGGGGGAGCTGGCCGCCCTGAAAATGCTGGAATCTCCGATTTTGATCGGCCCGTCCCGAAAATCTTTTTTAGGCAAGATTTTGAATAGTTCTCCGGACGAACGACTGGAAGGGACACTCGTGGCCAGCACCATCGGCATTCTAAACGGGGCCCATCTCATTCGGGTTCACGATGTAAAGGAGGCCCGGCGTGCGGCCCGAATTGCAGATATGTTTGCGGGGAAATTCCGCTCGCAATGACCGCTTATTAGAGCGATATTGAGAAATCTAACGACCATAGTCAAAGGTACGGTGAATGGATCGGCTAAACCTGACATTATTTCGGATTGAGTTTCTTCATTTTACGATCATTGATTTACTGGATATTCTGGTTATTTCGTACATCCTGTACCGCTTGTATCTTTTGATTCGGGGGACGCGGGCTATTCAAATTATTGCAGGGTGGGTGATCATTTTGCTGACATCCGTTGTGGCTAAAATCTTCGATATGAAAACCCTGTCGTGGATTTTTGACAGCCTGGGAACAATTTGGCTGGTGGCATTTGTGATTGTCTTTCAGCCGGAACTCCGGCGGATTTTGCTTTATCTGGGAAACCTGCCGCTCATTCGGCGGTTTGTTCGCATTCGGGGGAGTAAGGTTATTAATGAGGTGATAAAAGCCTCTGTGGAGCTCTCGAAGCTTGGCATCGGCGGACTCATCGTGATGACGCGCGAAATGGGCCTTCGGGGAATTATTGAAACCGGTATTCGCATTCAGGCGGAGGTCTCAGCACCCCTGATTCTCTCAATCTTTAATCCCCTTTCTCCTCTGCACGACGGAGCGCTTATTATTCAAAATGAACTCATTGAGGCGGCTAAGTGTATTTTACCGCTTTCCCAGAGCGACACGCTGGAACCCTGGTACGGCACACGCCACCGGGCCGCTCTCGGGCTTTCCGAAGAATCCGATGCGGTCATCATTGTGGTGTCCGAAGAAACCCATTACATTTCGGTGGCGATGAACGGAAAATTGAAGAAGAATCTGAACGAAGACGAACTCAGGGATGTGTTGGAAAAAAGTTTTAAGGTAGAAAGTGGAAAGAGTTAAAAAACCACTTGATTTTTTTAGAAAGAATTGTTAAACTAATTTTGTAAAAGGATTTTGGGGGATGATTCCTTCTCTTGTAAAAACGGCCTCTAATTACACATTGATTTTCCCCAAGAATGTAACACGAATTTTTCGTTAGTGAATTTCCTCCAAAAAACCGCGACCAATGCCAATTTGATTTCATTAAAATCAATTTGGAAAAACGGCTCAAAATAGGGGTTAACAGGTTCGTGAAAAGCATAACCAACCTGTTTGATTCAATTTTGCTATTGCTCCGGGAAAAGCACTGGAAGAGGAGCTTGGGGCCAAGCGATACTAAATCCGCCTCAGGAGGATTCGATTCAATTTTGCTAATATTCCGCGAAAAGCGCCGGAAGAGGAGCTTGGGGCCAAGCGATACCAAATCCGCCTCAGGAGGATTCGATTCAATTTTGCTAATATTCCGGGAAAAGAACCGAAAGAGGAGATTAGGGCCAAGCGGTGTTAAATTCGCCCTGGCCAAAATTGGAGGATGTGCCTTGTTGGGGGGACTTCTGGTGTGGCCCCAAACCTGTCTGCCTCAGCCCACCCTGTTTGAATCTCACGAAATCCTTTCCCAAACGCCTGATGCAGTGACCCTTCGGATTGTGTACCGTTTTCCTCACGGAAAAATCCGTTTCCGTGATTTTATGAGTCATTACTTTCTTGTGTCAGGTGATTCACTGATTGCTTTTCCCGCCAGCCGCTTTCTTTTTACAACCGTGTTGAAACAGCCGGAAGCTGAAGTCCTGAAAACCCGCGGTCGAAATCTTTCTATCCCCGAAAATTTAGATTTACCGGCTGAGCGTGTGATTGGAGACAGCGCTGTGCAAGACCAACAGCAGCCATGGCGGTTTCCTTTGGGGATACAAACCAGCCCGATTCTGAACGTGCAAAAATTAGGCAATTTTCGGGACTTCCCGCTCTGGGCCCTTCGGGTGTTTCCGGTGAAAATTTTGCCCGGGGGAAAATCAATTGCTTTTCTGGACACCATTGTAGTTCGTCTGAAATTTGGCGGGGCGATCCTTGGGGGATCGGCTAAAATAAAAAGAGAGAATCCTGCTATTCTTCAGGAACTCAAGCAAATGCTTCTGAATCCCGGGGCGGTAAAAAACGTCCAGGCAGCCTCCCATCTTCATGTGGCAAAACCTTCGGGTTTTCGTTTGGCGGATCGAAAAATAGCCGGCTTTAAGCTGCTTGTATCCGGGCAGGGATGGTACAAAATTACACGCGCCTTTTTGAAGGCCAACAAAATTCCGGTGGAACAAGTTGCATGGAATCGGATCAGAATAACGGCCAAAGAGAATCCTGTTCCCTTTGTGGCCCATGGCCTGGCCGACGGCCGGTTTGATCCGGGCGACAGTTTTGAGTTTTGGGGAGAGCCTAATTTGAACACCCGCTATCCCGGCGCTGAAGATATGTACTTCGATCCGTATTCCATAAAAAAGGCCTATTTTGTGACGTGGAATGACGGCCCGGGGGCACAATACGGTGCGGCCAACGGCGGTTTTTTTTCATCGGAGTCCACACTCGTGTTTCAGCCCCGCAGTTTTATGGCCACGGTTCATGCGGAGAAAGACAACTCTTACAATCGCTTGGGCCATGTGATGCCCGGGGTTGATCGGGATCACTGGTTTTGGGGAAGCCTGGGTGCCGGCGAAATCCGGACCTTCCCCGTAAAACTCCTGTGCCCGGATATCCAATCCAATCGGCTGGTGAAGGTGAAACTCATGCTTCACGGAATGACCACCGGGCACCACAGCGTGCGGGCATTTTTGTCCAATCACCGGATTCTTCAGGGCGAATGGAATGATCAGACCCTATATTCGGTAGCCACATCTCAGAGGGAAGGCGTTTTTGGCGGTGAGCTGGATGAAAAAAATAACGCATTGACGCTTATCAATAATTCGGATGATGAACTCGACTTTTTTCTGGTGAACTGGTTTGATGTAACGTATCCCAGGCTGTACGAGGCCGATGAAAACTTCATCCGCTTTACGCGTCCTGAGGATTGGCAAAACGGCCGCTACCGGTTTGTGATTAAAGGATTTACACGCCCAAATATTGAGATTTTTAAGCTTCATCAAAGCCAGATTTTTGGAGCTCGGGTGGACGAGATAGTGGATTCACTCGGGCAAAAATCCTACCAGTTAACTTTTGAAGATGACGTTCCCTCGGCACAAACCGCCTACATTGCCCTCACGCCGGAGGCCAAAATGAATCCGGAATCGGCGCAACCGGTTTACGAATCCAATCTGAAAAATCCGGATAATCAGGCAGACTATGTGATCATTACGCCCCCCTATTTTGCCGAAAATGACGCCCTTCGGCGGCTCATTCACCTTCGGCAGAGTCAGGGGTATTCGGTGCGGGTTGCCTTGACCGATGAGATTTACGATAATTTTTCGGATGGCGAGAAAAGTCCTGTCGGGATTAAGAATTTCCTGCGGTATGCCTGCACCACCTGGCAAAAGCCCGCGCCGCTTTTTGTGCTTCTGGTCGGGGACGGAAATTATGCGGTGCGAAGCCGGTCGGCTCAGTCTGTGAATTTTGTTCCGGTCTACCACTATCAGACGATAAAATTCGGCGCGGCAGCCAGCGACACCTGGTACGCTCTGGTTTCCGGCGATGATTTAGTGCCGGATTATTTCATCGGGCGCCTGCCTGCCCGCACCCACGACGAGCTCAATCACATGCTGGAAAAGATCCTCTCCACCGAAACGCAGCCAGTCAACGGGGAATGGAGAAACCGCCTGCTGATGATTGCGGGGCACGACAAATTTTTTCATCAGCAGAATGCGGAGCTCGCCAGGACGCTTCTTCCCAAAAGCTTTTTTGTACAAAAATTGACATCCTCTCCCCCTGGCGACCCCTTTTACGGCGACACCCGGAAACTTCTGTCTGCTTTTGACCGGGGGGTAAGCTACGCCAATTTCATGGGACACGGCGGCGGAGCTGTGTGGGCGGACAATCTGCTGTTTCGTTTTGACGATCTCCGTCTTCTTAAAAATGCACCCAATTATCCCCTCATTACCAGCATGACCTGCTTCACCGCCGCCTTTGATTCACCGCGTGACGTGTCGTGTCTGGGGGAACAACTGCTTAAACTGGATCGCCAGGGCGCGGTGGCCTTTCTGGGGGCATCCGGTGTCGGATGGGTCTGGAATGACTACTATTTTCTGCAACAACTGATTAATCGTTTGTTTATCCACCGGGCATCCACCATCGGTGAGGCGGTTACCCTGGCGAAAATCGACTATCAGGCCAAATATTTTACTGCTCAACGGGAATCCATGATTCACCAGTACAATCTTCTGGGCGATCCCGCGCTGGGCCTGGCGTTTCCTAAAGATTCCCTCAGGGTAAGCTCAGATCAAAAACGCTACTCAGGCGGCGATACGGTGCGGGTCAAGATTTCGGCTCCCGTGCAAACCGGAACGCTCTCGTACATCCTGGTGGATTCAATCGGTGTGGTGAAAAAAACCGGAAACCTCCCTTATTCCGATCCTCAGAAACCGATCTCCATTATCCTTTCCCAAACGATGAAACCGGGTCTCTACTGGTTAACATTTGATCTTTTTGGGCCCGGAAGTTTGGCTAATTACAACGGGGCCTTCCCTGTTGCCGTAGGGCAGGCGATGATGATTTCCACCGGCTCCGTTCCCGCCACGGTGGTTGTGGGGGATTCTGTTAAAATCCATGCACAAATTGCGGGGCTTTCTCCTGCAGCACGGGCTTTCTGCGTGTTTGAATCTCCGCTTAACGATTCCCTGGAAATGGCTTTTCTTCCCGATCGTGGGCGGTTTGAAACCCTGCAGTCACGTGTTTTTCAGAACGTGGGTTGGGTGACCTATCACATTTCAAGCGTGGAAAATGGGAAAATGCACCGGTTTGCGGGCCACACGTTTCGGGTAAATCCGGTGGGAGATTTGCGGGTTCAGCAAAATTCACTTCAGGTGGCGGTAGATGACAGCATTTACCTGCAGGCCGTTATCCAGAATAATTCAGCTGTCGCGTACAAAGGGATTTCGGTTGATTTCTGGCAAGTCCAGACCGGGGATTCTGTTCTTTTGGGAAAATGCGTGACGGATTTTAATCCCTACGAAACCCGAAAAATTAAGGCGCGGGTTGTGCTGCCGCCGGGAAAGGTGGATGTGAAAGTCTCCGTGAATTTCGATCGAACCATTCGAGAACGGGTGTGGAACAACAATTCGGTTGAATCCCTTATCGAAACACCGGCTTTCTATTTTCTCCCGGAAAAGGGTTTTCGGGTTAGTCTGACCCAAACCGATAGCGTTTGTGCGTGGCGGAATGTGCATCTGCAAATTTCAAAACATTCTTGCGGGATTCCCTTTGTGCTTTCATTTGGGAATGCCGCTTGGAGCGATTTTAAGACCGATCAATCCATTGAGCCTGTTAGCCTTCCGGATTGGAGCGGGCCGGTTCTGAAGTTGAACGGGACTGCCGGTGAAAGAATGGCGGCCTCTCTCTCTGTGTGTGTGCCCGATTCACAGACAGGTTCTATCGGCCGTGAAAGCGATTTGTTTCGGTTCTATCCGAAACAAAAACTCTGGGCAAAAGTTCTCCGAACCAGCCTGCGGGATTCCCTGTTTCAGGCGAAAATAACGGGATTGGGGGCATTTGCCTTTTTCAGAAAAAGGGATTCCGTTCCGCCAACCGTGGATATTTTGGCTGGCAAACAGGCGTTTTTCGATGGCGGCTACCTGGGGAATCACCCTACATTTACCATTGAAATGCGGGATGAAAATGGTCTTCATCCCGGCGAAGAGGCTCAGAAAATTCTTCTGGATGGGCAGCCGTTAACTAAAGAAGATTCGGACCTTCAGATGAATGTTGGCCCTGGCAGCCTCGTCCTGACCGTTTCGCCCGAACTATCCGCCGGAAGACACGAGCTGGCGGTTCGGGGAATGGACTGCATGGGGAATAGTTCAAAAACTGCCGTGCTGCATTTCAGGGTGGCTTCTGATTTTGATCTGAATGTTCTGGGGAATTATCCGAATCCGTTTAAAAAACAAACCGTTTTTGCCTACGAATTGAGTGCGCCGGCTACGGCGGTTTCGCTGAAGATTTACACGGTTTCGGGTCGCCTGATTCGCCGTTTTGGGGTGTTGGATTTTACGGACGATCCTGATCCTCTGGAGCCCGGCTATCACGAACAGACCTGGGACGGGACGGACGGTAATGGGGAGGATGTGGCCAATGGGGTGTATTACTTCAAATTTACAGCCAAAAGTGAAACAAAAACCATTAAAAAAACGGGGAAAATTGTTCGAATCCAATGAAACGAAAAAACATTATCTTCTTCATCATCTTTTTTGTTTTGCCTGAATGGGCGTTTGCAGGCAACGGTGCAGCCGATTTCCTGTCCATTGGCATCAGTCCGCGTGCATCGGGATTGGGGGGTGCATTTGCGGGCGTTTCGGCTGATGGAACCGCTTTCTTGTGGAATCCGGCGGGAATCGCTGGGGCACCCAAACAAATTCACGCTATGGCGGCCACACAATTCGGAGGATTTCAAAATCCCCTGGGCCGGTTGGATCATCTGGGAATTACGCTTCCCATTTACAAGGGGGATTTGGCATTCAATTATGTGCGATTCAGTGTGGACGATATTCCAATTTATCCGGAATTAAAGGGTGAAAACATAACCCAACGGCTGCGTGACCCGGCGCTCCGCCCCGACGGCACCCCGGACGGGTATCTGAACGATGCAGAAGAAGCCTTCATTTTCACGTTTGTAAAAGAGAACACAAAAACACTGGATCTGGGGTGGCTGTATTCAAAATTCAGGATTGATGTACCCGTGGGGCTGAATCTGAAAATTCTGCACACAAAAATCGGACGATACTCGGCTTCGGGTGTAAGCCTGGATGTGGGATTTCAGGTGCGGTTGGCTCTGGATGATTTTTTTGAGTCCAAAAAACTGGGGCGGCTTATTTTTGGACTGTCCTGGCAAAATCTGACCCAATCCAGTCTGAGCTGGTCTACCCATCACCACGACGTGATGAAACGCGCCCTGGGTTGGGGACTGTCGTATCTGCACCCCCTTCCCCGGTATCACAGCCGCCTGCTTTTTGTGATTGGAAAAAGCTTTTCAGACCATCCTGGTTTTGGGGTGGAATGGAATTTCCGCAATCGGATGGAACTGCGTATTGGAAGTCATGAAAGGCAGGTGGCGTTTGGAGCCGGATTTTCCTTCTGGAAATTTCACGTAAACTATGCGCTTGAAACCCATGAGCTCAATGCGTCTCATCGTTTGGGGCTGTCTTATTATTTTTAAGGATTTTTGGATGAAAATTAAACGGCGACAATTTTTCCTCTTGCTATTTGTGATAAATTTTTCTATCTTATTTTGCAAATCGAATTCTTCCGGCCCTGAAATAAAGAAACCGGATCCTCCTGTTATCGTTCCAAAGTCGGCCGAAAATTCACTAATTGAAAAAGGGGTTGATGCCATTCCGGAAACGGATGCCATATTTTTTGAGTGGTTTCATTCCGGGGAAAAAATTCAGGCGTGGAATATTTATAAAAAAGAGGGAAAAACGGGTCACTTCCGGCTTTTGTCTCATGTTTCACCCGGTGATACGAGTTTTGTCGATCAAAATGTAACAGTCGGTGTTCGGTACTGGTATTTTTTGACGGCGGGTGGATCCAACGGCGAGGAAAGTGACCCCTCGAATACGATTACCTATAAATTAATTCCAAAAGCCGGCAGTTTGGGCAATACACGGGATGTTCGTCCGATTTTTGAGTGGCGGTCTTCAGGAG is a window of Calditrichota bacterium DNA encoding:
- a CDS encoding TIGR00159 family protein, yielding MTLFRIEFLHFTIIDLLDILVISYILYRLYLLIRGTRAIQIIAGWVIILLTSVVAKIFDMKTLSWIFDSLGTIWLVAFVIVFQPELRRILLYLGNLPLIRRFVRIRGSKVINEVIKASVELSKLGIGGLIVMTREMGLRGIIETGIRIQAEVSAPLILSIFNPLSPLHDGALIIQNELIEAAKCILPLSQSDTLEPWYGTRHRAALGLSEESDAVIIVVSEETHYISVAMNGKLKKNLNEDELRDVLEKSFKVESGKS
- a CDS encoding tetratricopeptide repeat protein, which produces MIRHWFGVLSADVPGGFWVWIALILIGWFTAWFVYRTSELVDRRKFTRWLVWIFILSIFIYGGLWWVFRPPARHERVALATPGGFRIDPSHPENYAVQYETFLKLSRWLPPDRFIVYSPDWVYRIIPKACSTRKDSIRSFLKRMKVDRLIWIRWRPESHQLVWVSEELRRKIPGKSQTYSGKTVSAALENGLRDFYTDKDSLKQLARLQRVDFQATPDQWRQFARGKLQLLTNDLTGAEKTFQGILTESPQSCLGWVGLAESHLQRVVAKQALGGYLADDLASAYSAVVNARNAAPNWSLVHLLEGKYYIFMEIWSKAQESLFKSYRLYPNSDALYIALSRLHPSRLRKIGFYSIRQTLHRAVFMNPASIPAHLLMADVLYRQHDLAEAEKQYKELLAFNPDLKDGLMELGKFYINTTNYAGARRIFQRLVRQDSTDAISIYNLGVIAFLEARPDEAIPYFEKALAVGHVVNSYLYLAKIYEQKGETDRAISFLRKRIHFKSGPNDPFAEEARKHLVVLLNRKAAK
- the folP gene encoding dihydropteroate synthase, encoding MGILNVTPDSFSDGGKYGDPEHAQRRAFELVEAGADVLDIGGESTRPGAERLSVEEELGRVLPVLESVRGRLPVPISIDTTKAAVAREALNAGAALINDISGLRFDPEMASVAAEFDVPVIVMHLRGTPKTMQKNPQYKNLMGEILNELAESRARAQQAGISPEKIIVDPGIGFGKQWFHNYQILGELAALKMLESPILIGPSRKSFLGKILNSSPDERLEGTLVASTIGILNGAHLIRVHDVKEARRAARIADMFAGKFRSQ